Within the Micromonospora citrea genome, the region TCAGGGTCAGCTCGACGGGCTTGCCGTCGACCTGGCCGGTGAAGCTGCCCAGCGCCCCCTGCGCGGTCACGCAGGCGGTGAAGTCGCCGGCGGACCGCCGCACGTCGAAGCAGGTGGCGCGGTGGCCGGCGAGGGTGGTGCTGTGTCGGGTGAAGACCACGTCCGAGTCCAGTGCGGCGTCGGTCAGCATCTGCATGACGAGCAGCGGTGCGACGAGCCCTCGTCGCTTCGTCTCGGCGTGCAGGACCGTCATCGGCGTGTTCGTGTTCAACACGTCGGGCACGGGCGGGGCCTCCAGGGTGCAGGTGGCCCGGCCGGCGGCGGTCTCGCAGTGGGTCGTGGCCTGCCAGGTGACGATGAGCCTGCCGCCGGGCCAGGTGTAGGTGGAGCGGGCCGGGTCCTGCGTCTGGGCGATGGTGACGGCCTGGCCGCCCGCGAGCAGGTAGTCGGCGGAGTACGTCAACTCCGTCGTCCGGTCCGTGAGGGAGGCCAGGTCGTCGGCCAGGGCGGCCTGACCGAGCGCCCGATCGGCCTGACCGAGCGCGTCGGCGGTCTGGCAGCCGGTGACGGTGAGCGACGCGATGACCGACACGGCGAGCACGCGGAGGGTGGTGGAGGCGGCGGGCATGGGCAACAGCGTGCCCGGACGGGTCGACCGCGCGCAAACCGGTTGCCGGTCGAGGACCGGAGATCTGGAATCTGCGGGGTGGAGCGCCACCCGGAGGGCGGGTGGCGCCCGGTCTATGATCAAAAGCGACGGTGGGCGGATGTCCACCGTCGACGGGGAAAGGGGCGCGTCATCGTCGACATGGCCTTCCAGCACCTGGCCGGGCGCGTCTGGATCTGCCCGGGCGACCCGGATCCGGCCAGCGTGCAGGCCGGCGTCGCGGTGATCGCCGACGAGCGGGGCAGCGTGCTGGTCGACGCGGGGCAGAGTCCCGCGCACGCCCGCGAGATCCAGGCCGCCCTGCGCGCCGCCGGGCTGCCGCCGCCGCGCTGGCTGGTCTACACACACCACCACTGGGACCACGTCTGGGGCGCCTGCGCCTGGCCCGACGTGGAGATCGTCGGCCACGTCGCCGGCGAGCGGCTGCTGCGCGAGGAGGCCGCCCGGCCGTGGAGCCACCGGTACCTGCGCGAACAGGTGCGGGCGAATCCCCGGCTCGGCCCGAGTTTCCGGGCCCGGGCGTTGGCCGTCGACTCGTGGGACGACTTCGCGGTGCTGCCGCCGACCCGGATCTTCACCGACGAGTTGGAACTGCCGGTCGGCGTACGGGTGCGGCACGTCGGGGGCGCGCACGCGCCGGACTCGACGGTGGTGGCGGTGCCGGACTCGGGCGTGCTGCTGCTCGGCGACTGCTACTACCCGCCCCCGGCGCACCTGCGCACCCCCGAGGACCGGCCCGACCTCGCCCTCGTACGCCGGCTGCTGGCCGACGACGTCCACTGGTACGTCGCGAGCCACCAGCCGCCGATGACGCTGGACGAGGCCCGCGCGGCGGTCGCCGCGGGGTGACGCCGGGCGACCGTCGACTGAACCAGCCCATCCCCCGCTCCCCTCTCCTCGGCGTCCTCCCAGTGCAGCACCGTTTCCTGGGACGCGGCTGCGAGCCGGGCGTGAGCGCCCTGCGGGGTGGCGTCAGCGGGCCGGCGGGCGGGTGGCCGGCACCAGGGCCAGGGTGGGCAGCAGCAGCAGCGGCACCACGAGCAGGGCGTGCAGCGTGCCCACCCGGTCGCCGAGCAGGCCGAGCAGCGGCGGGCCGGCGAGGAACGCCGTGTAGCCGATCACGGCGACGACGCTGACCCGGGCCGGCGCCCGCCGCTCGTCGTCGGCCGCCGCGCTCATCCCGACCGGGAAGCCCAGCGACGCGCCGAGCCCCCAGAGCGCGACGCCGACGACCGCCACCGGCCCGGAGCCGGCGAGCACCGCCACGCCGGCGCCGACGGTGGCGAGCAGGATCGTGGCCGACAGGACGGGCACCCGCCCCCACCGGTCCAGCGCGACGGTGCCCACCGTGCGGCCCAGCGTCATGCCGACGACGAAGACGCCGAAGACCGCCGCGCCGGCCGCCTCGCTCAGGTCGTGGCCGTCGATGAAGGCGACGGCGAGCCAGTCGTTGGCGCTGCCCTCGGCGAACGCCGACACCAGCACCAGCAGGCCGATGAGCAGCGTGCGCGGCTCCCGCCAGGCGGCGAGCAGGTCGCGGCGGCGCTCGGCCGGGGCGGCCGACGCGGCGGTGCCGCTCTCGGCCGCCGGCAGGAACGACCGGACGGCCAGCAGCGTGCCGCAGAGCACCACCGCCGCGAGCGCGGCGAGGTGCGCGGCGACCGGCAGGCCGAGGCGGGCTGCCCCCGCGCCGAGCCCGGCGCCGGCCACGGAGCCGAGGCTCCACGCGGCGTGGAAGCGGGGCATGATCGTGCGCCCCAGCCGCCGCTCGACCGCCGCGCCCTCGACGTTCATGGCGACGTCGCAGATGCCGGAGCCGTAGCCGAACGCGCACAGCCCCAGCGCGACGCCGACCAGGGCGCCGGCCGGGGCGGCCACCCCGGCCACGGTGAGGCCGGCCGCGACGAGCGCGCTGCCGAGGGCCACCGTGCGGGCCGCCCCCAGCCGCTGGGCCACCAGGCCGGCGGTGGGCATCGCGAGCAGCGAACCGGCGGACATGGCGAGCAGCAGCAGCCCGAGCCGGCCCGCGCTGAGTTCCAGCGCGTCCCGGACGGCGGGCACCCGGGAGAACCAGGTGGCGACCGCCAGCCCGTTGAGCGCGAAGACCACGGCCACGCCGGTACGGGCGGCCAGCACCGCCCGGGGTACGGCGGCCGGGGTCGGCGCGGCGGTCGGAACGGTGGTGCGGCTCACGGTTGCGGTCCTCTCGCCTCGGGCGGTCTGCCCCGATCGCACACCTGAGAGCGCTATCAGCACAACCCGGATGCGCCCCTTACGGTCGGCGGCGTCGAAGGAGGATGATGCGACGGCCGGCCACGCCCGGACGGCCAGGCGCGGGAGGACAGCGATGACGACGGCACACCGACCACCCACCCTGAACGACGTCGCCCTGGCGGCGGGGGTCTCCCGGGCCACCGCGTCGCGGGTGATCGCGGGTACGGGCTACGCCTCGCCGGACGCCCGGGACCGGGTCAACGCCGCCGCCGGCCGGCTCGGGTACGTTCCGAACCTGACCGCCCGCGCGCTGGTCCGGGGCACCGGGGTACGACTGGTGGTCGCCGTGTCCGGCGCCGGCCCGGCGGTCCTCGACGACCCGTACGTCGACCGGGTGGTCGGCGCGGCCGCCCGGGTGTGCGCGCCGTACGGGCTCGGGGTGGCGTTGCACTGGCTGCCGCGGCGGGACCCGTCCGGGCTGCGCCGGCTGGCCGAGGACCGCAGCGTCGGCGGGGTCGTCCTGGTCAACACCACCCAGGCGGTGCTCCGGGCCGTCCCGGCGGCGCTGCGGGGCCGGGTCGCGTCGATCGGCATCGGCTCCGCCCTCGTACCCACCTTCGACGTGGACAACGGCGGCGGCACGAAGGCCGTGGTGCGGCACCTGTACGCCACCGGCCGGCGCCGCATCGCCATGGTGACCGGTCCCCGCTGGCTGTCCTGCGCCGGCCGCTCCGTCGGGGCGTACCGCCGGGTGGTGCGCGACGCGGGCCTGCCGGTGCGGCTGGTGCGGGGGGACTTCAGCGCGCGCCTGGGCCGGGCGGCGGCCCGCGAGGTGCTCCGGCGCTGGCCGGACACGGACGCGATCGTAGGAATCAGCGACGCGACCGCGCTGGGGCTGATCGACGGGCTGCGCGGCGACGGCGTCCAGGTGCCCGGGGACGTGGCCGTCACCGGCTTCGACGACATCCC harbors:
- a CDS encoding LacI family DNA-binding transcriptional regulator, with product MTTAHRPPTLNDVALAAGVSRATASRVIAGTGYASPDARDRVNAAAGRLGYVPNLTARALVRGTGVRLVVAVSGAGPAVLDDPYVDRVVGAAARVCAPYGLGVALHWLPRRDPSGLRRLAEDRSVGGVVLVNTTQAVLRAVPAALRGRVASIGIGSALVPTFDVDNGGGTKAVVRHLYATGRRRIAMVTGPRWLSCAGRSVGAYRRVVRDAGLPVRLVRGDFSARLGRAAAREVLRRWPDTDAIVGISDATALGLIDGLRGDGVQVPGDVAVTGFDDIPLAAMTTPALTTATHPVGQIATAAATAVLAGRPVPPATVFPSRLVRRLSA
- a CDS encoding MFS transporter is translated as MSRTTVPTAAPTPAAVPRAVLAARTGVAVVFALNGLAVATWFSRVPAVRDALELSAGRLGLLLLAMSAGSLLAMPTAGLVAQRLGAARTVALGSALVAAGLTVAGVAAPAGALVGVALGLCAFGYGSGICDVAMNVEGAAVERRLGRTIMPRFHAAWSLGSVAGAGLGAGAARLGLPVAAHLAALAAVVLCGTLLAVRSFLPAAESGTAASAAPAERRRDLLAAWREPRTLLIGLLVLVSAFAEGSANDWLAVAFIDGHDLSEAAGAAVFGVFVVGMTLGRTVGTVALDRWGRVPVLSATILLATVGAGVAVLAGSGPVAVVGVALWGLGASLGFPVGMSAAADDERRAPARVSVVAVIGYTAFLAGPPLLGLLGDRVGTLHALLVVPLLLLPTLALVPATRPPAR
- a CDS encoding MBL fold metallo-hydrolase — translated: MAFQHLAGRVWICPGDPDPASVQAGVAVIADERGSVLVDAGQSPAHAREIQAALRAAGLPPPRWLVYTHHHWDHVWGACAWPDVEIVGHVAGERLLREEAARPWSHRYLREQVRANPRLGPSFRARALAVDSWDDFAVLPPTRIFTDELELPVGVRVRHVGGAHAPDSTVVAVPDSGVLLLGDCYYPPPAHLRTPEDRPDLALVRRLLADDVHWYVASHQPPMTLDEARAAVAAG